In a genomic window of Brettanomyces nanus chromosome 1, complete sequence:
- a CDS encoding uncharacterized protein (BUSCO:EOG09342G3Z~EggNog:ENOG41), with the protein MSHTRQIDGCLTPTNDPATLKHIYGSSSPMDTKASLGSISFSGNVMHVGPSRTPLVRPPSPMDTIPSPPLSPHTRNFDESDTRFTKLLFPKASKPLRSDILSNEKEITLMKQPKETKLVKEVKSMTPLSELSTVSARKGPFPVESMMGATLYINPFDDMKQSGYKKRQFSFLAHYNLTQNKPAVLPKSSSSRHPFAGSHSSIRSSYSTVSKSRYDHHSSSSDYERPITRKRYVSSPLEKLLHNSSSVENDVAAPPKRRRRKPTTRKANSATTRYDYDYTKLVDYSPALSTLPDNPRCLKAEWKGQAMDLSDDPLVEKLHPAEVLLASTLRLPCKVYLDSKRRIFAEKMKRLKSHLPFRRTDAQKACKIDVNKASRLYAAYEKVGWLNESTFTKYL; encoded by the coding sequence ATGTCTCATACGAGACAAATTGATGGTTGTCTCACACCCACCAATGACCCTGCAACGCTCAAACATATTTATGGCTCATCCAGTCCCATGGATACCAAAGCCTCTTTGGGTTCCATCAGTTTCTCTGGAAACGTGATGCATGTCGGTCCCTCTCGCACACCATTGGTAAGACCACCAAGTCCAATGGATACTATTCCATCTCCTCCTCTGTCACCTCATACTAGAAACTTTGACGAGAGCGACACTCGTTTCACcaagcttcttttccctAAAGCTAGTAAGCCTTTAAGAAGTGACATCCTAAGcaatgaaaaagagatcACATTAATGAAGCAACCTAAAGAGACGAAATTGGTGAAGGAAGTCAAATCGATGACTCCCCTATCCGAGCTCTCTACTGTTTCTGCACGCAAAGGTCCTTTCCCCGTGGAAAGTATGATGGGTGCTACTCTTTACATCAATCCGTTTGATGATATGAAGCAATCTGGCTACAAAAAGCGTCAGTTCAGTTTCCTTGCTCATTACAATTTGACTCAGAATAAACCTGCAGTCCTTCCCAAGTCGTCATCTTCGAGGCATCCATTTGCAGGATCGCATTCTAGTATTAGATCTAGTTACAGCACTGTTTCAAAATCTAGATACGATcaccattcttcttcctcagaTTACGAGAGACCTATCACCAGAAAGCGCTATGTGAGTTCTCCACTTGAGAAGCTTTTGCATAACTCTTCATCCGTTGAAAATGATGTTGCTGCTCCTCctaagagaagaagaagaaagccCACCACCAGAAAAGCGAATTCCGCTACTACTCGTTATGACTACGATTACACTAAGCTCGTCGACTATTCTCCTGCGCTATCCACTTTACCAGACAATCCTCGTTGTTTGAAGGCTGAGTGGAAGGGGCAGGCCATGGATCTCTCCGATGATCCATTAGTGGAAAAGTTGCATCCTGCAGAAGTTCTCTTAGCCTCCACTCTTAGATTACCATGCAAAGTCTATCTTgactcaaaaagaagaatttttgctgagaagatgaagagactgAAGAGCCATCTTCCATTTAGAAGAACTGATGCCCAAAAGGCATGTAAGATTGATGTCAACAAAGCTAGTCGACTTTACGCAGCTTACGAAAAGGTCGGTTGGTTGAACGAGTCAACATTCACTAAGTACTTGTGA
- the YHM2 gene encoding Mitochondrial DNA replication protein yhm2 (EggNog:ENOG41), with protein sequence MVSSSPTTVQKKPISWSNIFVGAALNLCEVTTLGQPFEVMKTTMAANRSMSLPGAIRHIFSRGGIKGYYQGLIPWGWIEGATKGAVLLPVSSEAEYRLRLLGAMPFLAGIGGGMAGGVAQAYLTMGFCTCMKTAEITRKKDIGPDGKPPKTTLQVFGEIYKNEGIKGINRGVNAVALRQCTNWGSRFGISRLAEQLIRKFTNKKEDDRLAAHEKILASVIGGGLSAWNQPIEVVRVEMQSRSPNPNKPKGLSVLGTLKYVYKEAGMKGLFRGVTPRVCLGIWQTVFMVCFGDYAKEYIADRSQKAKKL encoded by the coding sequence ATGGTTTCGTCCTCTCCTACTACCGTTCAGAAAAAGCCAATCAGCTGGTCCAACATATTTGTGGGTGCTGCCTTGAACCTGTGCGAAGTCACAACTTTGGGTCAGCCCTTCGAAGTGATGAAGACCACAATGGCTGCCAATAGAAGCATGTCACTGCCTGGTGCTATTAGACATATTTTCTCACGGGGTGGAATTAAGGGATACTATCAAGGATTGATTCCTTGGGGATGGATCGAAGGTGCAACCAAAGGTGCCGTTCTTTTACCTGTATCCAGCGAGGCTGAATATAGGCTCCGGCTCTTAGGTGCCATGCCATTTCTTGCAGGTATCGGTGGAGGTATGGCGGGTGGTGTTGCACAAGCATATCTCACTATGGGTTTCTGTACTTGTATGAAAACTGCTGAGATCACTCGTAAAAAGGATATTGGCCCGGATGGTAAACCTCCAAAGACAACGCTTCAAGTGTTTGGAGAGATATATAAGAATGAGGGTATCAAGGGAATCAACCGTGGTGTCAATGCTGTTGCTTTGAGACAATGTACTAATTGGGGTTCCCGTTTCGGTATATCCCGTTTGGCTGAGCAACTCATTAGAAAATTTACCAACAAAAAGGAAGACGACAGGTTGGCTGCACATGAGAAGATCCTGGCTTCTGTCATCGGAGGTGGTTTATCTGCTTGGAATCAGCCAATCGAGGTGGTTCGTGTGGAGATGCAGTCGCGTAGTCCCAACCCAAACAAACCAAAAGGTTTATCGGTTCTGGGAACTTTGAAATACGTCTACAAGGAGGCCGGGATGAAAGGTTTATTCCGTGGTGTTACTCCAAGAGTGTGCTTGGGTATCTGGCAAACGGTGTTCATGGTGTGTTTTGGTGATTATGCCAAAGAGTACATTGCTGATAGATCCCAAAAGGCCAAAAAACTGTGA